The DNA window CTTACCACTTGCATCGCTGTTGTTCTGCTTCATCACAGCGTACATATTTCAACAGGATGACATTCACGAAACTCACTGTAGAGTAAGTGAAAATTGTACATTAGGTCATATTAATTGGTAttcataatcaatttttacatcaagACCATCTTAGGGATCTTGATAGAATGACTGATTTGTAAAGTTAAATCTGAAATATATCGAATAATGGCAAGACATGTCAATACTggatatttatcataatttaatgtCTCAACTTTAATCTGCAGCATGTAAACTGTACATATTTGTTGTACTTGAAACACAGTCTTAAAtacaagtattttatattgtggAAAGCTGTGCAACAATAGTATAACAATCTCAACACTGttaagagttacagaataggcctTAAAACTTAAGACTTGAGAACAATTTAAGATAGTTATTGCGcattataaaatcttaaagcATATTGTCTATTAAACTATTgtctttaaattataagtcAGCCAGTTTATTAAGACCCTCagtatcttaagatattaagATTTGTTTCTATCAACATagattaacattaattttgatttaacttgttattttattctagTTCTAAATATGATAGTTTTAAGATGATGGTTGAtggttttaaatataagaaggGACTATAAATTGTTGCAATTATTACCAGCCATTACAATAAACTAAACTCTCGTTATAAGTCATATCCCATTGTTTGTTAAAGGTCTACAATATTCTTCCATCGATCTCAGCCATTACTGGTGTTTCTCCACAGAGGTATCTATGGCGTATCAGCATAGCATTACACATTGGTCCTAGACTGGTTATCGCCAGTGTTTATCATTCATATTATTACAAGATACTTAAGAACATTGAAGATGTGCCTCTAAAAATTATGGGGAGCAGGCTCCTAAATCTATACTACTGGCTGAACATTGCCGAGGTATCAGCTTTATGTGGTGTAACGTACATTTCTAAcagagaaaattattgtaagtaTAACTTATATACTCTCCTGAAGATTATCTACAATACAACATagtcataaattattatgagaCTCGGTTATATATTCAATtctatcaatatataatagattagATTTTAAAGATACATTACACCCAGGATTGCATAActgattaaaaagttaaaagttaaataataaaatttaaaaattgataacgtaacttattcaatttcaaacgagttaatttttaactttgactagttttaattaatttgtaaaatatgtaaaacactttaatttattaacatttttccaaaattacaaatttatatatgtaaaaattataaaagaagaaatatatttccataaaaaatattcttctcaataaacagtatttttttgttattttatataaacttaatttaataataaaatattaaatttatatgatattctaaaaaattacaactttttgattgaatataagtaatatttttctaaattagtttttaatttaattaattaaattaatttaatcttagtgtaatttttaactaaattagttttttattcatatgaTTCTTAACGTAATTCGATAAATCacattaacttaattaaaatttttttttaatattacgttAAGTAACtctaattatacatattttcaaaattatgatataattacagatcattttatattgcatttgaaatgaatacaaaacaaattatgacgatttctgattaaaaaattattttattaacaagaagtaccaataaaaatgtattaagaaataatgacagaaaaattaatctgtttaagtattttaattaatcgagATGATTTATGTAAAGTTTTTTTGTGATATAGAGATTactgtatgtgtgtgtgtgtgtgtaaataaaatttatttattgacagAATAACTAGTTTCAAATAgcaatattgcataaattatcttgaatatttatttatataaaaaataaaattttcaatatttttaaattttactattatattataataaaaaactaataacaagtaaaataattaaactataaaaatatattgtttaataaagatgttagaagaatgttataaacataacttttatatgtatattatttattaaaaatataaattaacatacttGTATGTTCAGAAATAGATATAATACACTTTTaatctcaattaaattttctttttttctaattttatgaataaaaagccaaaagtaaagttaatttattttaataaaaataaacaaaatattccatcttgcaatattttacaaattatttatgactaCGTTTACATTATTGTAGAATGGctttaatgtataattgaaGGATAGAACATCAATAAAtgatatgaaaaatgtttcagcggtgcacgaaaaaattttcatagtgTTCATGATTAGCTCACTCACATACATGCTGATCGCTGTGAGATTGGGTCGTCTAATAACTCCAAATGCACAAAGCCTTCAGTACAAACAAGCGCTCTTCATGACGAGCCTCGTCAGCACAATTGGTCttgttattttcttcttgAAACATCGACTATTGTGTCACGACTTGGGTAAGAAACAATGATTACAAGcgttatatatcattatagtttaaaaatacgcgtaataaaaaataatattttgttattattttgagCAGCATTTAGTTGGTTTTCGCTATGTGAGTACGTGATAGCTTTTGCAAATATGGGCTTTCACATTACTGTGGTTTTGGACTTTCCAAAAGAACAACTGGTCGTAGGTCACGGTTTACCTGCCGTAAAAATAGATTAACCTTTTAGGATAATTCGTCATTCTCGTCGTCATATTAAAGTGCCTATTGCCTCTGCATGGAAGTGCTATAAATTATGGTTTTTAAGAGGTGAAGGTTTGGCATACCATGTAATACAATTTCATGATTAtttcagttttatatttacgatattacattgtattttaCTCTTGAgattaacataatttgtttttcacgatatttaaacaataccatttttatctttacttttatattcttttacaatACTGACTATGATATTTGACCAATAATTCCGGGTAAAGAGATATATGgttcgaaaaaaaatgaaaatggaaTATCTAGCGCTTCCAAAGTGTGGCACTGGTTACTTTTAAAACGATGAAATATGTAACGGCCTTTTAATATCGTTTAGTAATAGAGTATGtttatagtaaataatagTTGAAAAAAGTATCCTACATACAAACAGCATTTATCGTTAAGcgtaaattgaatattattactcGCATCATATGAGATTATTTGTGAAGatttttgaatctttttttatagactT is part of the Monomorium pharaonis isolate MP-MQ-018 chromosome 2, ASM1337386v2, whole genome shotgun sequence genome and encodes:
- the LOC105829356 gene encoding post-GPI attachment to proteins factor 2-like translates to MLSGAANMELNNVGNNKSSIYLALSFRKLCLATVGLPLASLLFCFITAYIFQQDDIHETHCRVYNILPSISAITGVSPQRYLWRISIALHIGPRLVIASVYHSYYYKILKNIEDVPLKIMGSRLLNLYYWLNIAEVSALCGVTYISNRENYSVHEKIFIVFMISSLTYMLIAVRLGRLITPNAQSLQYKQALFMTSLVSTIGLVIFFLKHRLLCHDLAFSWFSLCEYVIAFANMGFHITVVLDFPKEQLVVGHGLPAVKID